In the genome of Anaerolineaceae bacterium oral taxon 439, the window CTGGTCGAATCGATTATCGGAAAGAAGATCGACGATCTGAAGGACCTGTCGAAAGACGACGTTTTGGAGCTTCTTGGGTTTGACGAGCTGGGACCGGTCCGGCTGAAATGCGCGCTGCTGTCGCTGAAGGTCCTGAAAGGCGGACTTTGGGGAATCGGGGAAGAGGAATAGCCCCTGATTCTGATCATTTCGCCTCGGCTTGAGAAAAAACCGTTAATTCGCGAAGTTCGCTGATGAATCTTCTTCGGATATCGGACGGGAACGGCGGCGATCGCCTGGGCGCTTATGCGGTATCGGGCGGGGGATGACCAATTCAGATGCCTGTTCTGGACATGAAATAAAACGAGGACCGACACGGCGGACTCTCCTGTTCTCAGCGATGATAAGAGGGAGAAGTCCGTTGCGTCGGTCCTGCTGAGGCTGGTTTGACGACGGTTTTTCTTTTCCGGAATCTTTTTTATTCAATATCGTCGAGCGGGAGCTTGTCCGTGACTTCGTCGATAAATTCCGGCGAAAAACGGTTCTCTTTCGCGTACTTTCGGATCAGGTCCTTGATCTTATCCAGCGGAATCGTATCGTATCTGAACCTCGCTTCCGGGTCGATTTCTGATTTCGGGTTGATAAAAACGAGGACAGGGTGAATCGCGTCGGCGGGAAAATCGATCTCCTTTTCCGCAAAATATTTTTTAACTGCTTCGATGGCGGCGTCCGCTTCGAGATCCGGACGTCCGATGCCCTCCTGGCCAAAGATTTTCATGAAGAACGAGGCCTTTTTCTGGGTCCAGCGCCCCTTCTTTTCGTCATAGCCGATCGTCCCGCCTTGGAAACAGGGGAGGAGGATAAACGCGCCGGCGGTCCCGACGAGAAGATGGTTCACGGGTTCCATGTAGTGATAAATCGAGAAATTATCGCTGAGGCCCTTGAGCTTGACGTTAAAAATGAAGTCGTTCGAGGGCTCCCGTCCCCAGTTCGTCGTCAGCGTGATTGAAAGCTGCGAAATAATGACGCCGGTCAGGAGCGCGATAAACGAGTACATAAAATACTGTTCGGAGAACGCCAGGACCGCGCCAATGATCAGGACGCCGAAGCTGACGCCGGTCAGGACCTGCGACATGAGTTTATTTTTCTTGAATTTCTTTTCGTTCTTATAGATATACATGTGTGATTTACTCTCCTGATTCCCTGGATAGTTCGAGCGGGATCCGGCGGCGGATCTCGTCGATCAGCTTCCCGTCGGCCGCTTCTTTAACACGGCGGAGACCGCCGATCGTTGCGTTCGTATTTGAACGGCCGTGCCCGACGTAAGCGAGCCCGTCGACGCCGAGGAGCGGAGCCGCGCCGATCCGTTCCGGATCGACTTTCTTTTTCAGCGTCCGGAGCGTCGATTTATTCAGCAGCGCGCCCAGCTTTGTCAGCGGGTTGGAAAGGAATCCTGCCTTCAGGATTTCCGTGACCATTCTCGCCGTGCTCTCGGTCGTTTTCATGAAGATATTTCCCGAAAAGCCATCGGTAACGACGACGTCGACTTTATGCGTAAAGACTTCTTTCGGCTCGATATTCCCGTAGAAATTGAGATGCGCCGAGGCGGCGAGCAGTTTAAACGTTTCGCGCGCTAATTCGTTTCCCTTGGATTCTTCCTCGCCGTTGCTGAGGAGGCCGATCCTGGGGTTGCTGACCCCCAGCATCTTCTCAGCGTAAACCGCGCCCATGACCGCGAACTGATGCAAGAATTCGGGACGGCAGTCGGAATTCGCGCCGATATCGAGCAGGATACAATCGTCGCTTTCCGTCGGGAAATATGTCGCGAGGCAAGGGCGGGAAACGTTTTTAATCCGGCCCAGGATTCGGAGCGAGGCGAAAAGCGCCGCGCCGGTCGAGCCGTTGGTTAAAAATCCGGAAGCTTTCCCTTCGCGGACAAGACGAAGCCCGACCGCCATGGAGTTGTTCGGTTTTTCTTTGAAGCTGGTTACCGCTTTCGCGTCGCTTTCTAAAACGTCGTCGGCATGCACAAATTCGATCGGTAATCCGGCGAAATCGGATTCTTTCGCGACGGAAAAAATGATGTCGCGATGCCCTGTCAGGTAAATTTTTTCTGAGGTTTCTCGTGAAAACCGGATCGCGGCTTCGATCTCCGGGACCGGATGTCGATCGCTTCCCATTGCGTCTAACACCAATGCCATAAGGACTCCTGTTGATATAATCTGACCGGGATATTATATCGTATTTTACGGCGATGCCGCGGGTTCTCCGTGCGGCTGGTGGGATGGGCGTGCGATAGGGGCGAGAGGAGTAAAAAAACTGCCGGATCTGGCAGTTTTTTATGATAATTAAGGTGGACCTAGTGAGATTCGAACTCACGACCTTCTCAATGCCATTGAGACGCGCTCCCAACTGCGCTATAGGCCCGGGGATTGACTCAGGAGAATAATTGTGGACCTGGTGAGATTCGAACTCACGGCCTCTTCAGTGCGATTGAAGCGCGCTCCCAACTGCGCTACAGGCCCGTACTCAATCCCTTAAGCTTCAATATTTTACATCACATCGCGAAAATCTGTCAAGGCGTCTTTCAAATTCGGTACAATTCAGCCAGTCGTTTTACCGTTCCCGGATTAATTACATCATGTTAAAATAAGGGCGGAAGATTATAAGGGAGCGGAGGCCTGGCGATTTTATTTATGGAAAACAACCGGCAGCAAAAAATGGATAAGGACGGGATGAAAGCGTATAACACGCGTCTCATCCTCAGCAATATTATTCGCGGTCAATCCATATCAAAAGGAGAATTGGCGCGGATCACGAAGCTCAGTGTAGTATCGGTTTCGCGGATTACCGACGATTTTATTCAGCGCGGCCTGATCGAACTCGTCGACTCGGAACAGCAAGGCACTCTGGGGCGGCCTTCGAAGGATCTCCGCCTCAACGATCAGGCGCTGCGGGCGTTCGTGATTTACGTTGAGCGCGATGAGACGTATCTTGGGGTTGTCGATTCGACGGGGAGGATTCTGGATTGTCGGACGCTGACGGTGCATGTATCGGATTTCGGCGTTGATGATTTCCTGCTCTTTCTCCGCGACGAAGCCAACCGATATTTTATGGAACGCCCCGATCTTCAGGTCATTCCGATTATCTCAGTGATCGTGCCGGGGATCGTTGATAACGCGGGCGGCTTCGTTCGCTTTTCCTCTATGCTCCGCTGGCAGGAGGTCCCGCTTGCGAGTAAAATGGAAAAACTGATGCCTGAGTTTCGCTTCCTGGTCGAGAATGATATTAAAGCGGTGGCGGTAGCGGAAATGTATTTTGGCGATTCACGTGCGTTTTCGGATTTGGTCGTATTGAACGTTGGCGACGGGATCGGCGCGGCGGTTATTATCAATAACGAAATTTATCGGGGGCAGAATAATATTGCGGGCGAAATCGGGCATATCGTAATGAATCAGGTCGGACGTTTGTGCGAATGCGGTCAGATCGGCTGCCTTCAGACGGATATCGCCGAATGGGCTATTCTTCAGGAGGCGACCGGGATTCGCAGCGATTTTACGATCGAAGAAGTTTTCTCGTCGTATATCGATCGGGAGGAATGGGCTTTGAAGCTGGTTACGAAGGTCGTGACCGGGATATCTCTGGCGATTAATTTGGTCGCGATGGCTTATTCGCCCGAGGTGATTATCCTTTATGGGAGTCTCGTTTATAAGTTCCCGATTCTCAGGAAGCTCATCAAGGATCATTATCGTTCCTATATTAACGAATACGCCAAGGAAAATTTTTCGCTGCGGTTTTCGCGCTATGATCATCTCGGGCATCTCGTCGGCGGGGCGATTCAGGCGATTATCGAAAATTTTTGATGAGTTACGGAGGAGAAGGCGCATGGAATCCATCTTTACCCCGGAGACAGAGCGGCGGATCGAGGCCGATTACCGGGCGGCGGAGGCGCGGCTCGCCTCGTTTCACGGTAAAATTGGCGCGGTGTTGGGCGGGTTGGATCGAACGGAAACGTTCTGCCTGAAGTTCTGTCTGGCGTTCATGCCGATTCAGGACCTGATCGGCGTTTCGTTTTCGATCGTCGTCCGCGTCATCCGGCATACGCTCCGGCTCGCGGAAAGGGACCCCGAAGTTCGTTCGCTTCCGCCCGATATCTTCTTGAATTTTTTGCTTTTTTATCGCGTTAATAATGAAAAAATCGAATTCAACCGCGATTTTTTCTATGACGCGCTTCGGGAACGGATCGAAGGAAGACCGAAACGCGAAGCGATTTTAGCGGTTAATGATTGGTGCGGAGAGCGGGTCACGTACCGGGCGACCGACGAACGCACGGCGTCGCCGCTGACGACGCTCCGGCGCGGGTTTGGCCGCTGCGGTGAGGAGAGCACGTTTCTGGTCAGCGCGCTGCGCAGCGTCGGGATCCCCGCCCGTCAGATTTATACGCCGCGGTGGGCGCACTGCGATGATAATCATGCCTGGGTCGAGGCGTACGCTGACGGCGAATGGTTTTACATGGGCGCCTGCGAACCGGAACCGCGGCTGGATAAGGGCTGGTTTACGGCGTCGGCGTCGAAGGCGATCCTGATCCAGGCGCAGTCGTTCGGAACACGGTTCGAAAACGAGATCGTTTCGTCCTCGACCGATATTACCTCGCTCCTCAACCGCACGGCGAAATACGGCGCGACGCGGCGGCTGACGGTTCGCGTTTCCCGGGACGGAAAGGCGGCTGTGGGAACGGCGGTCCGCTTTGAAATCGTCAATTATGGCGAGCTTTATCCGGTCCTGACGGCGAAAACGGATGCCAACGGGATCGTCTCGGCCGAATTTGGCCGCGGCACGGTTCATCTTTCGGCTGCTGAAGCGGATCGGGCGGCGTTCGGATTTACGACGCTGACGGAGGATCGGGAAGTGTCGCTGACGCTTCGTCCCTGGTCGGAGCTGACCGGCTATGATTTCGTTCAGCGACCCCCGTCTGAATCGTTCAGGGCGGCGTCTGAGACGGACGTCCTGACCCCGGATCACGCAGCCCGGAT includes:
- a CDS encoding phosphate acyltransferase PlsX; amino-acid sequence: MALVLDAMGSDRHPVPEIEAAIRFSRETSEKIYLTGHRDIIFSVAKESDFAGLPIEFVHADDVLESDAKAVTSFKEKPNNSMAVGLRLVREGKASGFLTNGSTGAALFASLRILGRIKNVSRPCLATYFPTESDDCILLDIGANSDCRPEFLHQFAVMGAVYAEKMLGVSNPRIGLLSNGEEESKGNELARETFKLLAASAHLNFYGNIEPKEVFTHKVDVVVTDGFSGNIFMKTTESTARMVTEILKAGFLSNPLTKLGALLNKSTLRTLKKKVDPERIGAAPLLGVDGLAYVGHGRSNTNATIGGLRRVKEAADGKLIDEIRRRIPLELSRESGE